The proteins below are encoded in one region of Alosa sapidissima isolate fAloSap1 chromosome 24, fAloSap1.pri, whole genome shotgun sequence:
- the myocd gene encoding myocardin isoform X9 translates to MRILPDSAASEGSATHRETPTKLKRARLADDLNEKIALRPGPLELVEKNIIPADSTVKEAAMRVNHGKFPKQEDSYAFEEDSSSESLSPDQPLSDESQGSACPLSETKGNASPSSSSSLTSPPQGSHSSDAVNHGQEESALESNNKQSTPPIPVPAIVKPPKTSDKNRHKKPKDIKPKVKKLKYHQYIPPDQKAEKSPPPMDSAYARLLQQQQLFLQLQILSQQKHHQQHHQQHAQCPQQQQHQHQHQPQQHQSQSFSYQPLHQQQGNSEQLSTCSSSAPTSTVSSSSSSPVKTTYCSPTTVNPVKPGPLPPNLDDLKVSELRQQLRIRGLPVSGTKTALIERLRPFRDPSSGSPSQPGDITTVTFPVTPTGSLSSYQSPSSSSAMSHGGGYYPFCSTSSTPPISPASSDLSVSGSLPDSFSDVTMSSPQFGLQASPGHLSADEGLAVGLGGGGNNGNGCHGIGSGGAGGGKGGSGLDAEKDKMLVEKQKVIEELTWKLHQEQRQVEELRMQLHKRKRAHGMQDQTPPPPPPPQTAGQPPLPQGPSTPLGPHHNQQQPPHGLNLHAPPNPNQMQHFYPNVSVKQEHVASSCPLASKAMKNGSGAGGGNNNNNSSSSCMEGIGHCGMMGAPPRCPEAPPSRSPSGLSAFLSPQCSPQDSPGAKTSGSPQPNSLSSSPSHTYMVHPHAIVRDGCAHAQASTRPRNMQIQQKNVGQSVSCPYPPDQRVLQGIYSSPTEVGLNERASKAKSPHMQPKMAVMHSPRHPGPKCPITSTAFCSSEPAAASKIKQPPCYEDAVKQQLTRSQQMDEILDVLIESGEMPANAKDERSCVTKVVPHLTVSAGSASGIAVHKFHRHYGGHMSPSQMPFEHGVSHGDCHLEALLSSSMGRQGDIVLLKIGSEEGQGEEAGDGGGGFAGSHQDDKMLGNRDMMDTPLSPMATKVSPVPTDGQGLGMTFAESPWETMEWLDLTPPSSATAFNTMPPTGPSIFNTEFLDVTDINLNSAMDLHLEHW, encoded by the exons ATGCGTATATTACCAG ATTCGGCAGCCAGCGAGGGCTCGGCCACGCACCGTGAAACTCCGACAAAACTAAAACGAGCCCGGCTCGCTGACGACCTTAATGAGAAAATTGCTCTCCGCCCGGGTCCCCTGGAGCTGGTCGAAAAGAATATCATTCCTGCTGACTCAACCGTTAAAGAAGCAGCCATGAGAG TGAACCATGGGAAGTTCCCCAAGCAGGAGGACTCGTACGCCTTCGAGGAGGACAGCAGCAGCGAGAGCCTGTCCCCCGACCAGCCCCTCAGTGACGAGTCCCAGGGCTCGGCCTGTCCGCTCTCCGAGACCAAGGGCAACGCGTCCccctcgtcctcgtcctcccTCACCAGCCCGCCACAG GGATCCCACAGTAGCGATGCTGTCAATCATGGCCAAGAGGAGAGTGCTCTAGAATCAAACAACAAACAATCTACACCCCCAATTCCCGTCCCTGCCATAGTGAAG CCTCCCAAGACTTCAGACAAGAACCGCCACAAGAAGCCCAAAGACATCAAGCCCAAAGTGAAGAAGCTGAAGTACCACCAGTACATCCCGCCGGACCAGAAGGCGGAGAAGTCCCCTCCGCCCATGGACTCGGCCTACGCCCGTctgctccagcagcagcagctcttcCTGCAGCTGCAGATCCTCAGCCAGCAGaagcaccaccagcagcaccatcAGCAGCACGCCCAGTGCCcccagcaacagcagcatcagcaccagcaccagccacAGCAGCACCAATCCCAGAGCTTCAGCTACCAGCCTTTGCACCAGCAGCAAGGCAACAG TGAGCAGCTGTCGACGTGTAGCTCTAGCGCCCCCACCAGTACAGTGAGCAGCTCGTCTTCGTCTCCAGTAAAGACCACCTACTGCAGCCCCACCACCGTCAACCCTGTCAAGCCCGGTCCGCTGCCGCCCAATCTGGATGACCTCAAA GTGTCTGAACTGAGGCAGCAGCTGAGAATCCGGGGTCTCCCCGTGTCAGGGACCAAGACCGCCCTCATCGAGAGGCTCCGGCCCTTCCGAGACCCCAGCTCTGGTTCGCCCTCGCAGCCCGGCGACATCACCACGGTGACCTTCCCCGTGACGCCCACCGGGTCGCTGTCCTCCTACCAGTCGCCAAGTTCGTCCAGCGCTATGTCGCACGGCGGCGGCTACTACCCGTtctgcagcaccagctccaCGCCGCCCATCTCGCCCGCCTCGTCCGACCTGTCGGTGAGCGGCTCTCTGCCGGACAGCTTCAGCGACGTCACCATGTCCTCGCCGCAGTTCGGCCTCCAGGCGTCTCCTGGCCATCTGAGCGCCGACGAGGGTTTGGCAGTCGGCCTCGGAGGAGGAGGAAACAACGGTAACGGTTGTCATGGCATTGgcagtggtggtgctggtgggggTAAGGGAGGGTCGGGGCTAGACGCTGAGAAGGACAAGATGCTGGTGGAGAAGCAGAAGGTGATCGAGGAGCTCACCTGGAAGCTGCACCAGGAGCAGCGGCAGGTGGAGGAGCTGCGCATGCAGCTGCACAAGCGCAAGCGCGCCCACGGCATGCAGGACcagacccctcctcctcctcctcctccgcagaCAGCCGGGCAGCCTCCGCTGCCCCAGGGCCCGAGCACCCCACTGGGCCCCCATCACAACCAGCAGCAGCCGCCGCACGGCCTAAACCTGCacgccccccccaaccccaaccagATGCAGCACTTCTACCCCAACGTGTCCGTCAAACAGGAGCACGTGGCCTCCAGCTGCCCCCTGGCCTCCAAGGCTATGAAGAATGGCAGTGGCGCCGGCgggggcaacaacaacaacaacagcagcagcagctgcatgGAGGGCATTGGGCACTGTGGCATGATGGGAGCGCCGCCTCGCTGTCCAGAGGCGCCGCCCTCCCGGAGCCCCTCAGGCCTGTCCGCCTTCCTCAGCCCGCAGTGTTCACCTCAGGATTCGCCGGGCGCCAAGACGTCTGGCAGCCCCCAGCCTAACAGCCTGTCCTCGTCACCCAGCCACACGTACATGGTGCACCCCCACGCCATTGTCAGGGATGGCTGTGCCCACGCCCAGGCAAGCACCAGGCCGCGCAACATGCAG ATCCAGCAGAAGAATGTCGGTCAGTCTGTAAGCTGTCCCTACCCCCCTGACCAGAGGGTTCTGCAGGGCATATACTCCAGTCCCACTGAGGTGGGTCTCAATGAAAGAGCCTCCAAAGCCAAGAGTCCCCACATGCAACCCAAG ATGGCAGTAATGCACTCTCCCCGGCACCCTGGCCCCAAGTGCCCCATCACCTCCACTGCCTTCTGTAGCTCAGAGCCCGCTGCTGCATCCAAGATTAAACAGCCCCCCTGCTATGAGGATGCAGTAAAGCAG CAACTGACTCGAAGTCAACAGATGGACGAGATTCTGGACGTACTCATTGAAAGTGGAG AAATGCCGGCTAACGCCAAGGACGAGAGGTCCTGTGTAACCAAAGTTGTGCCTCACCTTACAGTGTCAGCGGGCAGTGCCAGTGGCATCGCCGTGCACAAGTTCCACAGACACTATGGCGGCCACATGTCGCCTTCCCAGATGCCCTTTGAGCACGGCGTGAGCCACGGGGACTGCCACCTGGAGGCGCTGTTGAGCAGTTCCATGGGCCGGCAGGGCGACATCGTCCTGCTTAAGATCGGCAGCGAGGAGGGCCAGGGGGAGGAGGCGGGCGACGGCGGCGGAGGCTTTGCCGGCTCTCACCAAGACGACAAGATGCTCGGCAACCGCGACATGATGGACACCCCGTTGTCGCCGATGGCCACGAAGGTATCGCCCGTCCCCACAGATGGCCAGGGACTTGGGATGACGTTCGCTGAATCGCCGTGGGAGACCATGGAATGGCTGGATCTGACTCCACCTAGCTCGGCGACGGCTTTTAACACCATGCCTCCGACTGGGCCGAGCATCTTCAACACAGAGTTCCTGGACGTGACCGACATCAACTTGAACTCAGCAATGGACTTGCACCTGGAGCACTGGTAA
- the myocd gene encoding myocardin isoform X11 has product MNVRTTEKSPEHTFPKPHHASEDTSNSVLRAPMRRSNQRESKNVNHGKFPKQEDSYAFEEDSSSESLSPDQPLSDESQGSACPLSETKGNASPSSSSSLTSPPQGSHSSDAVNHGQEESALESNNKQSTPPIPVPAIVKPPKTSDKNRHKKPKDIKPKVKKLKYHQYIPPDQKAEKSPPPMDSAYARLLQQQQLFLQLQILSQQKHHQQHHQQHAQCPQQQQHQHQHQPQQHQSQSFSYQPLHQQQGNSEQLSTCSSSAPTSTVSSSSSSPVKTTYCSPTTVNPVKPGPLPPNLDDLKVSELRQQLRIRGLPVSGTKTALIERLRPFRDPSSGSPSQPGDITTVTFPVTPTGSLSSYQSPSSSSAMSHGGGYYPFCSTSSTPPISPASSDLSVSGSLPDSFSDVTMSSPQFGLQASPGHLSADEGLAVGLGGGGNNGNGCHGIGSGGAGGGKGGSGLDAEKDKMLVEKQKVIEELTWKLHQEQRQVEELRMQLHKRKRAHGMQDQTPPPPPPPQTAGQPPLPQGPSTPLGPHHNQQQPPHGLNLHAPPNPNQMQHFYPNVSVKQEHVASSCPLASKAMKNGSGAGGGNNNNNSSSSCMEGIGHCGMMGAPPRCPEAPPSRSPSGLSAFLSPQCSPQDSPGAKTSGSPQPNSLSSSPSHTYMVHPHAIVRDGCAHAQASTRPRNMQIQQKNVGQSVSCPYPPDQRVLQGIYSSPTEVGLNERASKAKSPHMQPKMAVMHSPRHPGPKCPITSTAFCSSEPAAASKIKQPPCYEDAVKQQLTRSQQMDEILDVLIESGEMPANAKDERSCVTKVVPHLTVSAGSASGIAVHKFHRHYGGHMSPSQMPFEHGVSHGDCHLEALLSSSMGRQGDIVLLKIGSEEGQGEEAGDGGGGFAGSHQDDKMLGNRDMMDTPLSPMATKVSPVPTDGQGLGMTFAESPWETMEWLDLTPPSSATAFNTMPPTGPSIFNTEFLDVTDINLNSAMDLHLEHW; this is encoded by the exons TGAACCATGGGAAGTTCCCCAAGCAGGAGGACTCGTACGCCTTCGAGGAGGACAGCAGCAGCGAGAGCCTGTCCCCCGACCAGCCCCTCAGTGACGAGTCCCAGGGCTCGGCCTGTCCGCTCTCCGAGACCAAGGGCAACGCGTCCccctcgtcctcgtcctcccTCACCAGCCCGCCACAG GGATCCCACAGTAGCGATGCTGTCAATCATGGCCAAGAGGAGAGTGCTCTAGAATCAAACAACAAACAATCTACACCCCCAATTCCCGTCCCTGCCATAGTGAAG CCTCCCAAGACTTCAGACAAGAACCGCCACAAGAAGCCCAAAGACATCAAGCCCAAAGTGAAGAAGCTGAAGTACCACCAGTACATCCCGCCGGACCAGAAGGCGGAGAAGTCCCCTCCGCCCATGGACTCGGCCTACGCCCGTctgctccagcagcagcagctcttcCTGCAGCTGCAGATCCTCAGCCAGCAGaagcaccaccagcagcaccatcAGCAGCACGCCCAGTGCCcccagcaacagcagcatcagcaccagcaccagccacAGCAGCACCAATCCCAGAGCTTCAGCTACCAGCCTTTGCACCAGCAGCAAGGCAACAG TGAGCAGCTGTCGACGTGTAGCTCTAGCGCCCCCACCAGTACAGTGAGCAGCTCGTCTTCGTCTCCAGTAAAGACCACCTACTGCAGCCCCACCACCGTCAACCCTGTCAAGCCCGGTCCGCTGCCGCCCAATCTGGATGACCTCAAA GTGTCTGAACTGAGGCAGCAGCTGAGAATCCGGGGTCTCCCCGTGTCAGGGACCAAGACCGCCCTCATCGAGAGGCTCCGGCCCTTCCGAGACCCCAGCTCTGGTTCGCCCTCGCAGCCCGGCGACATCACCACGGTGACCTTCCCCGTGACGCCCACCGGGTCGCTGTCCTCCTACCAGTCGCCAAGTTCGTCCAGCGCTATGTCGCACGGCGGCGGCTACTACCCGTtctgcagcaccagctccaCGCCGCCCATCTCGCCCGCCTCGTCCGACCTGTCGGTGAGCGGCTCTCTGCCGGACAGCTTCAGCGACGTCACCATGTCCTCGCCGCAGTTCGGCCTCCAGGCGTCTCCTGGCCATCTGAGCGCCGACGAGGGTTTGGCAGTCGGCCTCGGAGGAGGAGGAAACAACGGTAACGGTTGTCATGGCATTGgcagtggtggtgctggtgggggTAAGGGAGGGTCGGGGCTAGACGCTGAGAAGGACAAGATGCTGGTGGAGAAGCAGAAGGTGATCGAGGAGCTCACCTGGAAGCTGCACCAGGAGCAGCGGCAGGTGGAGGAGCTGCGCATGCAGCTGCACAAGCGCAAGCGCGCCCACGGCATGCAGGACcagacccctcctcctcctcctcctccgcagaCAGCCGGGCAGCCTCCGCTGCCCCAGGGCCCGAGCACCCCACTGGGCCCCCATCACAACCAGCAGCAGCCGCCGCACGGCCTAAACCTGCacgccccccccaaccccaaccagATGCAGCACTTCTACCCCAACGTGTCCGTCAAACAGGAGCACGTGGCCTCCAGCTGCCCCCTGGCCTCCAAGGCTATGAAGAATGGCAGTGGCGCCGGCgggggcaacaacaacaacaacagcagcagcagctgcatgGAGGGCATTGGGCACTGTGGCATGATGGGAGCGCCGCCTCGCTGTCCAGAGGCGCCGCCCTCCCGGAGCCCCTCAGGCCTGTCCGCCTTCCTCAGCCCGCAGTGTTCACCTCAGGATTCGCCGGGCGCCAAGACGTCTGGCAGCCCCCAGCCTAACAGCCTGTCCTCGTCACCCAGCCACACGTACATGGTGCACCCCCACGCCATTGTCAGGGATGGCTGTGCCCACGCCCAGGCAAGCACCAGGCCGCGCAACATGCAG ATCCAGCAGAAGAATGTCGGTCAGTCTGTAAGCTGTCCCTACCCCCCTGACCAGAGGGTTCTGCAGGGCATATACTCCAGTCCCACTGAGGTGGGTCTCAATGAAAGAGCCTCCAAAGCCAAGAGTCCCCACATGCAACCCAAG ATGGCAGTAATGCACTCTCCCCGGCACCCTGGCCCCAAGTGCCCCATCACCTCCACTGCCTTCTGTAGCTCAGAGCCCGCTGCTGCATCCAAGATTAAACAGCCCCCCTGCTATGAGGATGCAGTAAAGCAG CAACTGACTCGAAGTCAACAGATGGACGAGATTCTGGACGTACTCATTGAAAGTGGAG AAATGCCGGCTAACGCCAAGGACGAGAGGTCCTGTGTAACCAAAGTTGTGCCTCACCTTACAGTGTCAGCGGGCAGTGCCAGTGGCATCGCCGTGCACAAGTTCCACAGACACTATGGCGGCCACATGTCGCCTTCCCAGATGCCCTTTGAGCACGGCGTGAGCCACGGGGACTGCCACCTGGAGGCGCTGTTGAGCAGTTCCATGGGCCGGCAGGGCGACATCGTCCTGCTTAAGATCGGCAGCGAGGAGGGCCAGGGGGAGGAGGCGGGCGACGGCGGCGGAGGCTTTGCCGGCTCTCACCAAGACGACAAGATGCTCGGCAACCGCGACATGATGGACACCCCGTTGTCGCCGATGGCCACGAAGGTATCGCCCGTCCCCACAGATGGCCAGGGACTTGGGATGACGTTCGCTGAATCGCCGTGGGAGACCATGGAATGGCTGGATCTGACTCCACCTAGCTCGGCGACGGCTTTTAACACCATGCCTCCGACTGGGCCGAGCATCTTCAACACAGAGTTCCTGGACGTGACCGACATCAACTTGAACTCAGCAATGGACTTGCACCTGGAGCACTGGTAA
- the myocd gene encoding myocardin isoform X5, whose translation MPSIMTLLGSEHSILIRSKFRSALKSPAAFHEQRKSLERSKTGDYLKHKIRNRPEKSDLVKMRILPDSAASEGSATHRETPTKLKRARLADDLNEKIALRPGPLELVEKNIIPADSTVKEAAMRVNHGKFPKQEDSYAFEEDSSSESLSPDQPLSDESQGSACPLSETKGNASPSSSSSLTSPPQGSHSSDAVNHGQEESALESNNKQSTPPIPVPAIVKPPKTSDKNRHKKPKDIKPKVKKLKYHQYIPPDQKAEKSPPPMDSAYARLLQQQQLFLQLQILSQQKHHQQHHQQHAQCPQQQQHQHQHQPQQHQSQSFSYQPLHQQQGNSEQLSTCSSSAPTSTVSSSSSSPVKTTYCSPTTVNPVKPGPLPPNLDDLKVSELRQQLRIRGLPVSGTKTALIERLRPFRDPSSGSPSQPGDITTVTFPVTPTGSLSSYQSPSSSSAMSHGGGYYPFCSTSSTPPISPASSDLSVSGSLPDSFSDVTMSSPQFGLQASPGHLSADEGLAVGLGGGGNNGNGCHGIGSGGAGGGKGGSGLDAEKDKMLVEKQKVIEELTWKLHQEQRQVEELRMQLHKRKRAHGMQDQTPPPPPPPQTAGQPPLPQGPSTPLGPHHNQQQPPHGLNLHAPPNPNQMQHFYPNVSVKQEHVASSCPLASKAMKNGSGAGGGNNNNNSSSSCMEGIGHCGMMGAPPRCPEAPPSRSPSGLSAFLSPQCSPQDSPGAKTSGSPQPNSLSSSPSHTYMVHPHAIVRDGCAHAQASTRPRNMQIQQKNVGQSVSCPYPPDQRVLQGIYSSPTEVGLNERASKAKSPHMQPKMAVMHSPRHPGPKCPITSTAFCSSEPAAASKIKQPPCYEDAVKQQLTRSQQMDEILDVLIESGEMPANAKDERSCVTKVVPHLTVSAGSASGIAVHKFHRHYGGHMSPSQMPFEHGVSHGDCHLEALLSSSMGRQGDIVLLKIGSEEGQGEEAGDGGGGFAGSHQDDKMLGNRDMMDTPLSPMATKVSPVPTDGQGLGMTFAESPWETMEWLDLTPPSSATAFNTMPPTGPSIFNTEFLDVTDINLNSAMDLHLEHW comes from the exons CCTTGAAGAGCCCAGCTGCATTCCATGAACAGAGGAAAAGTCTTGAGCGCTCCAAG ACTGGGGATTACTTAAAACATAAAATCAGAAATAGACCAGAGAAATCAGACTTGGTCAAGATGCGTATATTACCAG ATTCGGCAGCCAGCGAGGGCTCGGCCACGCACCGTGAAACTCCGACAAAACTAAAACGAGCCCGGCTCGCTGACGACCTTAATGAGAAAATTGCTCTCCGCCCGGGTCCCCTGGAGCTGGTCGAAAAGAATATCATTCCTGCTGACTCAACCGTTAAAGAAGCAGCCATGAGAG TGAACCATGGGAAGTTCCCCAAGCAGGAGGACTCGTACGCCTTCGAGGAGGACAGCAGCAGCGAGAGCCTGTCCCCCGACCAGCCCCTCAGTGACGAGTCCCAGGGCTCGGCCTGTCCGCTCTCCGAGACCAAGGGCAACGCGTCCccctcgtcctcgtcctcccTCACCAGCCCGCCACAG GGATCCCACAGTAGCGATGCTGTCAATCATGGCCAAGAGGAGAGTGCTCTAGAATCAAACAACAAACAATCTACACCCCCAATTCCCGTCCCTGCCATAGTGAAG CCTCCCAAGACTTCAGACAAGAACCGCCACAAGAAGCCCAAAGACATCAAGCCCAAAGTGAAGAAGCTGAAGTACCACCAGTACATCCCGCCGGACCAGAAGGCGGAGAAGTCCCCTCCGCCCATGGACTCGGCCTACGCCCGTctgctccagcagcagcagctcttcCTGCAGCTGCAGATCCTCAGCCAGCAGaagcaccaccagcagcaccatcAGCAGCACGCCCAGTGCCcccagcaacagcagcatcagcaccagcaccagccacAGCAGCACCAATCCCAGAGCTTCAGCTACCAGCCTTTGCACCAGCAGCAAGGCAACAG TGAGCAGCTGTCGACGTGTAGCTCTAGCGCCCCCACCAGTACAGTGAGCAGCTCGTCTTCGTCTCCAGTAAAGACCACCTACTGCAGCCCCACCACCGTCAACCCTGTCAAGCCCGGTCCGCTGCCGCCCAATCTGGATGACCTCAAA GTGTCTGAACTGAGGCAGCAGCTGAGAATCCGGGGTCTCCCCGTGTCAGGGACCAAGACCGCCCTCATCGAGAGGCTCCGGCCCTTCCGAGACCCCAGCTCTGGTTCGCCCTCGCAGCCCGGCGACATCACCACGGTGACCTTCCCCGTGACGCCCACCGGGTCGCTGTCCTCCTACCAGTCGCCAAGTTCGTCCAGCGCTATGTCGCACGGCGGCGGCTACTACCCGTtctgcagcaccagctccaCGCCGCCCATCTCGCCCGCCTCGTCCGACCTGTCGGTGAGCGGCTCTCTGCCGGACAGCTTCAGCGACGTCACCATGTCCTCGCCGCAGTTCGGCCTCCAGGCGTCTCCTGGCCATCTGAGCGCCGACGAGGGTTTGGCAGTCGGCCTCGGAGGAGGAGGAAACAACGGTAACGGTTGTCATGGCATTGgcagtggtggtgctggtgggggTAAGGGAGGGTCGGGGCTAGACGCTGAGAAGGACAAGATGCTGGTGGAGAAGCAGAAGGTGATCGAGGAGCTCACCTGGAAGCTGCACCAGGAGCAGCGGCAGGTGGAGGAGCTGCGCATGCAGCTGCACAAGCGCAAGCGCGCCCACGGCATGCAGGACcagacccctcctcctcctcctcctccgcagaCAGCCGGGCAGCCTCCGCTGCCCCAGGGCCCGAGCACCCCACTGGGCCCCCATCACAACCAGCAGCAGCCGCCGCACGGCCTAAACCTGCacgccccccccaaccccaaccagATGCAGCACTTCTACCCCAACGTGTCCGTCAAACAGGAGCACGTGGCCTCCAGCTGCCCCCTGGCCTCCAAGGCTATGAAGAATGGCAGTGGCGCCGGCgggggcaacaacaacaacaacagcagcagcagctgcatgGAGGGCATTGGGCACTGTGGCATGATGGGAGCGCCGCCTCGCTGTCCAGAGGCGCCGCCCTCCCGGAGCCCCTCAGGCCTGTCCGCCTTCCTCAGCCCGCAGTGTTCACCTCAGGATTCGCCGGGCGCCAAGACGTCTGGCAGCCCCCAGCCTAACAGCCTGTCCTCGTCACCCAGCCACACGTACATGGTGCACCCCCACGCCATTGTCAGGGATGGCTGTGCCCACGCCCAGGCAAGCACCAGGCCGCGCAACATGCAG ATCCAGCAGAAGAATGTCGGTCAGTCTGTAAGCTGTCCCTACCCCCCTGACCAGAGGGTTCTGCAGGGCATATACTCCAGTCCCACTGAGGTGGGTCTCAATGAAAGAGCCTCCAAAGCCAAGAGTCCCCACATGCAACCCAAG ATGGCAGTAATGCACTCTCCCCGGCACCCTGGCCCCAAGTGCCCCATCACCTCCACTGCCTTCTGTAGCTCAGAGCCCGCTGCTGCATCCAAGATTAAACAGCCCCCCTGCTATGAGGATGCAGTAAAGCAG CAACTGACTCGAAGTCAACAGATGGACGAGATTCTGGACGTACTCATTGAAAGTGGAG AAATGCCGGCTAACGCCAAGGACGAGAGGTCCTGTGTAACCAAAGTTGTGCCTCACCTTACAGTGTCAGCGGGCAGTGCCAGTGGCATCGCCGTGCACAAGTTCCACAGACACTATGGCGGCCACATGTCGCCTTCCCAGATGCCCTTTGAGCACGGCGTGAGCCACGGGGACTGCCACCTGGAGGCGCTGTTGAGCAGTTCCATGGGCCGGCAGGGCGACATCGTCCTGCTTAAGATCGGCAGCGAGGAGGGCCAGGGGGAGGAGGCGGGCGACGGCGGCGGAGGCTTTGCCGGCTCTCACCAAGACGACAAGATGCTCGGCAACCGCGACATGATGGACACCCCGTTGTCGCCGATGGCCACGAAGGTATCGCCCGTCCCCACAGATGGCCAGGGACTTGGGATGACGTTCGCTGAATCGCCGTGGGAGACCATGGAATGGCTGGATCTGACTCCACCTAGCTCGGCGACGGCTTTTAACACCATGCCTCCGACTGGGCCGAGCATCTTCAACACAGAGTTCCTGGACGTGACCGACATCAACTTGAACTCAGCAATGGACTTGCACCTGGAGCACTGGTAA